From the genome of Bacillus sp. Bos-x628:
ATGTACGTGGCCATTCCCGTTATCTTGAAATGGCACTCAAAACTTACGGCGTTCTTACTGAGAAAACAGAACAACAAATCACAGTTAAGGAAGAAAAGTCTGAGAAGGACTTACTTGCTGAACTGTTAGACGAATAAAGGAGGGAGGTAAATGAACGAGATTGAACAGATACCTGAAACATACGAGGCAGATAATAAAGATTTTGAGGCCTTGTATATTGCGGCGTGGGCTTTAATTATTCAGGCGTTAATGAGGCTTGTTCGTTTGCCTCCAAAAGCCTCAACGGTTCAACTCTTACAATTGGAACGTCAAGTTACTTCTGAGGTTCAGACCATTATCACACAGCTAAACAGGGATGCTTTGAAAATGGCCACGTCTAAGATCACTGAGGCTTATATGGAAGGCGTGGCATATTCTCGTACAGCAATGTCACAGGAAAACAAGTTGGTGCAGGTGCGTAAGAACCAGTTGAATGACTCACACACACGACGACTCAATAAGATGATTGAACAAACTCAATCTGATTTATTGAAGGCTACACATAACACGAATGAGAATTTGAAGAAGGTTGTTAGACAAGTAGTCTCCAAGGAAATTAGTGGTGCTGGTTATGGTAAGAAGATAGGAAAAGTGTCTCATATGTCGAAGCGTGTCGAATATCAACTCAGGAAGCAATTCATTGAGAATGGAATTAAGGACGCTGACATTGCCATTATTGATAAGGCTAACCGTCGTTGGAAGCTAAGAACCTACTCTGCTATGGCCGTTCGCACTAAGATGAACATGGCCTATATTGATTCAATCAGAGAGGAAGCAATGCAGGATGGACACGATTTAGCTATTATCTCAACTAAGCCTGATACTCACGATCAATGTAAGAACTATGAAGGAATGATTATCTCTTTAAATGGACTTACGGCTGGATACCTTACTTATGAAGAAATCAGGAAGTCGAAGGAGTGTTTCCATCCAAACTGTGGTCACTTTGTCCGTCCAGTCGGGGGATTGTCGTGGATTCCGAAAAGCATTAAGGATATTCACGCTAAGTTGATGAGGCACTATGAACAGAATCATAAGTAAATACACCTCATGATAATAAGAATTACGATATATAGAAAAAGATTCGGCTTTCACCTGTAAAAAAGGGTAGTTGACAAACCTATATAGTAGGGAAGTCTTTAAGCATCTTAGCTGGTGGATGTGACCAGTTAGGGTGCTTAGGATTTTCAGTGATCTGGTTCAGCTATTAAATTAGGCTGAACTTTTTATATTGAACTGTAGCCAAGTGGTAAGGCACGACACTGTTAATGTTGCTATCGTAGGTTCGAGTCCTACCAGTTCAGCCATGCTGGAATAGTATAACGGCATTACAACAGCCTTGTAAGCTGTCAGATGTGGGTTCAAATCCTACTTCCAGCACCAATGGAACTATGGTCTAATGGTTAAGATGGTTCACTGTCTATGAATTGATAGGGGTTCGATTCCCCTTAGTTCCGCCATATGGGAAGTGAAGGTCAGCGAAAGTCTTGAGAAGGGCTAAAGACAGGTGAAGAGGGTGTAATTCCCTTACTTTCATGTGGGTTCGATTCCCACCTACACCCGCCTTTATATTGCGTTGGTGTAATGGTAACACGTCAGATTCCAAACCTGAAAATGTGGGTTCGATTCCTACACGCTTTGCCAATATGGAATGACAACGTTCGCTTTGGCGTTCGTGAAAGGTTCAAAGCCTTTCCTTTCCACCAAAACAATTCCTCATGTCGTGACATGTAAAAAACGAAAGGATGAAGTATAAATAATGAATGTAGAAGCAAATCAAACTGAGGTAACTCCTGAGGAGAAAGTTGAGACACCTGAGGTTACACCAGAACAAAAATCAGACCCAATGATTCCGAAGACACGTTTTGATGAAGTTAATGCGAAGTACAAGGAAATGGCCGATAAGGTAGCACAATTTGAAGCAGAACAGGCGAAGTTGCAAGCTGAGGCAGAAGCTAAAGAACTTGAAGCAAAGAAAGAACAAGGTAAATTTGAGGAACTTTACCAAGCTACTCAAAAAGAACTTGAGAATTTTAAAGCATATGAGGCACGTGCTAAGGAGCTGGAATCAGTTATCACTGGCATGGTAGAAACAAAACTTAATGATGTTCCTAAGGATATGCACGACTTGATTCCAAATAACTTGTCTGTTGAACAGACGCTTGATTGGTTGAACAAGGCTGAGTCTAAAGGTCTTTTCGGTTCTAAACAGGAAGCGAAAGAAATTGGAAAGCCCTCTAATAAATCCAATGAAGCACCAAAAGTTGATAAAGCAAATCTTTCTCCATTGGACAAGATTCTAGCGGGAATTGGAAAGTGATTAACTTTAGGAAACTATTTCATTTATATGGAGGGAAACAGTAATGGCATTGAAATTAATCGACGCACAGGTATTGTCTAAAGACGTACTTCAAGCTGGCGTTATTGAAACGATTGTACGTGAAAGTTCTGTACTTTCTGTACTGCCTTTCCAGACAATTGAAGGTAACGCATACTCTTACAACGTCGAAAAGGCACTTCCAAGTGTCGACTTTCGTGGAGTAAACGAGGCATATACAGCAAGTGAAGCCCAATTTGAACAACGTTCTGAGAACCTTGTTATTTTAGGTGGCGACGTTGAGTTAGACCGTTTCATTATTCAAACGCTATCTAACGTTAACGATCAAGTAGCTGTACAAATTGCTGAGAAGGCAAAGGCTATCGCTAACACATTTACTAAAACATTCTTCAAAGGAAACAAAGCAACTAATCCTAAACAGTTTGATGGTTTAGATGTCCGAATCGCTGGTTCTGAACAAGAAATTGACTATGTAACTTCTGAGGAAATTGTTGGTGAAGGTAACGCACGTAAGCTAGACGCTTTGAATGCATTGCTTGACCAAGTACGTGGCGGTGCTGACGCATTGTTCATGAATAAGAGGGTTAAACGAAAAATTCTGGCAGTACTTCAAGCAAGTGATCACTACATTGAAAACGGGGTTGACTCCTTCGGTCGTCCTGTTGAAATGTACGCTGGTGTACCGTTACTTGTTGTTGAAAACGACATTCTTGATGACACCGATATTTACGCTGTTAAGTTCGGTGCTTACACTCATGTAACAGGCCTAACTAATGGTGGTGTTCAGGTTCGCCGTCTTGGTGAGACTTCTGCTAAGGCTGTTGAGGTAACCCGTATTGAGTTCTTCTGTGGACTAGCACAGTTCAACCCATATGCATCTGCTAGACTAAAGAACTTTGGTAAAGAATCTGCGTAAGGCGAGTTAACTCAACTGAATAAACTGTAACACACTAGGGGTTAGGGATTGCACCCTAACCTCTTTTTCTATTTCTAAGGAGGTGCGATAGGTGGCCATTGAAATGCATGTACCAAACAAAGGATATG
Proteins encoded in this window:
- a CDS encoding phage minor capsid protein, which produces MNEIEQIPETYEADNKDFEALYIAAWALIIQALMRLVRLPPKASTVQLLQLERQVTSEVQTIITQLNRDALKMATSKITEAYMEGVAYSRTAMSQENKLVQVRKNQLNDSHTRRLNKMIEQTQSDLLKATHNTNENLKKVVRQVVSKEISGAGYGKKIGKVSHMSKRVEYQLRKQFIENGIKDADIAIIDKANRRWKLRTYSAMAVRTKMNMAYIDSIREEAMQDGHDLAIISTKPDTHDQCKNYEGMIISLNGLTAGYLTYEEIRKSKECFHPNCGHFVRPVGGLSWIPKSIKDIHAKLMRHYEQNHK
- a CDS encoding major capsid protein, whose product is MALKLIDAQVLSKDVLQAGVIETIVRESSVLSVLPFQTIEGNAYSYNVEKALPSVDFRGVNEAYTASEAQFEQRSENLVILGGDVELDRFIIQTLSNVNDQVAVQIAEKAKAIANTFTKTFFKGNKATNPKQFDGLDVRIAGSEQEIDYVTSEEIVGEGNARKLDALNALLDQVRGGADALFMNKRVKRKILAVLQASDHYIENGVDSFGRPVEMYAGVPLLVVENDILDDTDIYAVKFGAYTHVTGLTNGGVQVRRLGETSAKAVEVTRIEFFCGLAQFNPYASARLKNFGKESA